The Arachis ipaensis cultivar K30076 chromosome B05, Araip1.1, whole genome shotgun sequence nucleotide sequence GACAGCAACCAAAAATGCCATAATAACCGGGTATTGTAAAGCTAAGTTAACTTctcaaatataaaatatttttttagtgtttAATAGTTTTTCTAAAATTGATATCATTTattgaattttattattttatgtttaggCTAACATACAATGATTACTTTCGTTGAAAAAATTTCTACCATAAATTTTATAGAATGTCAATTctgtaattaaataaaaaaaattgaatgattAATTTACAAAAAGGGACATTTCATTATTTAGACCAAATGTAAAAAAATTGTgattgtttgatttaaattttttcttttttactattatatttttttgtctttttaacTATTATGGATTTAAACAAAAGGTAGTTtggttgttttttgtttttatagtTGGGATTTGGTTATTTTCAGATTTATATACGTGAAATACGTTAGATGATATAAATCGCTGTCAACTATTTTAGACCTGAAGAAATTATATGAcaaaccaaaaaaaagaaaataccaTTAAAAACATAGCATTCATTATACAATAAACCACAAAACATTCATCATACACAAAAGAGAAAAACGGCAAGTGTACTTTTGCCACAGAAAATTGCTATTTATATTAATTGAtttaatccctaaaccctaaactctaaacaatAAAACATTAAACTGATATACGAACCCAACTCAAGGGAGGTTGACAAATAAATCAACTCGTAGTCAGCACGAGAGTGAATGTAAGGGATATGAGCAACACCTCTAAAACCGTGGATGGAGTTCCACTCTGCTGCCCTTCGGCGATAGTCATACAAAAGACCCATGTGGCCCCGGGTTGAGAAACTCGTCGAGTCACACACCAAATGTTGTTCTTCTATTTTAGGCATTTGGACTTCAGATGGCGATAAAATTGTCAGAACCCCAAAGCACCTTGCTTCACACACGGTGAGTAAACTAGCTGCATCAAGCGCGTGAAATAGTTCGATCCCATTCTTTTTTGCCTCCTTGACGTCTCTAGAAGGAGAAACATCATTGACAGTGCGTACTTGGCAGCTTCATGGACCTTGCTTGCGGCATTCTGCAGCATTTCCAACCCAACGATGTGGTTACGTCGCATGTAGAGCTCCCGTAGCGCCTCCCGAAACAGAAGCTCCCGGTAGCCACTCTCCATGCATCGGTCAAAGAATCTTATTGCGTCCGAGTCGCGGTACAACCACCACCTCATGGCATGCGGAGCTGGTATAGAAACACTGGTGTGCACAATATCTTCATCTGCTATCTCGCGCGCAGCGTTACATGTCATTCTAAGACTGCACAGGTCTTGAATGGAGTTTGACGCGACTTTAATGGTTATGGCAACCCAAATGTCGTAGGGAAGGTAGAGGGTCTTTGAGAAACGCTCCATTATCACTTTTTGTTGGACAACATCTTGGAAGGAAATATGTATATACTGCTCTGGATGTGGAGTGTAGCAATAAGTGTGCCATTATATAAGTCCATTGCGCCCTTTCGAATCTTGTTCCTTCGGCCTAAACCTTCGCATCTTATCCTTCTGGATTTTCCTTTTCGCTTTTTTTCGAAACATATATTTCTTAATTGTTTTCGATCACAGAAGAAGAAAAACCGAAAAGTCAAGAAGAAACCCTAAACTGGTGCAACTACATTTCTTGGTAATTTTAGTGTTTATTAAGATAAATAACTTTATTAATtaagaattttttaaatttatatttattagttAGTACGGATTTACTTGatacttaaataaattaatttttaaaatattttaattagtaatcatatatatacataatcagTATTGGAAAGTGCGACATGAGTACATGACACCTAAAGATAAAGGCCATAACCACATGTAATTTTAATTTGCGAATAAGACTAGTCTCCAACCATTCACACAATGTAAATAAAGAATAACAAAAGGAAGCATTATAATAACTTGGAAGCCAATAGCGACAAAGTTCCTTAATCCATACATCCATTATCAGCATCTGGACTTAGGTATGCTTCTTTGATTTCTTACTCCATGCCTCTGCCTTGCTCAACAGATGCTCTTTAAGTTTGTTAAATGGTGTACTGGTTAGATTCACCACAGTTATTGTTCTGATCTCGTTCTCCTGTAACTGTAAAACGAATGACAATTGCATTTAATATGTCCGGATACTGTAATAGTGGTAATGTCATTTTTTTATTTACGCATACTCACAATCCCGTCCATGATTAGGTCGAAATTGTCCCTCATGTTGATCCACCCTATGACGCAGTTTTCGAAGTTTATGCTGCATGTTGATCCGATGAATAGATTATTACTGTGATTACTAAGGAGAACTCATGAAAGGCTTAAATGACATGCATGCATATTTTATTGGGTTGCGTACCTCTGTCCATAATTTAGTATCCCGACGGGGCTTCGTACTAGGAATTCTCCGAAGTTGCTTGGTGGATTCATTAACTCCTTGTTGTAGACTGCTTACGTCATGTGGGATAAGACCTTTGCCTACACGGAGGAGACAAAATAAGTCAGTTCGCAGATATGCACGTTGTGTTGCATGTTATGCCAAAGTGTTGATGAGGCTAGAAATTATGGGGTTCCGTTTTCCGGATATGGTCTTCCCAGTGTGGCATGTCGAACTGATTAGGCAATGAATCAAGATTGTAAATTGTCTGATCTTTGAATGACACGAGCATCAGAAACCAGTGGCCCAACGTGTCTAACATGGGGATATATATCTGTAAAAAATGAATAGTTATTTTTTAGTCATGTAAGACACTTGTACATGGTTAGTATGCAATTAAATAAGTTCCTCCGTTAACAGACAAGTTCGAAGATTTTGGAAGGCCTCATCTGTTGTTTTATGTATTGATTGAGCATTAGTTCTATCGGCTTCCCGTTCAAAATATCCTCCTAAACGACAACGTTGACGAATAAAGCCAGTTTTCATTTTCGAGTGGGGACGACTGAGAACAAACGTTAATGGCATTACTGATACATTTCGAGGACCAATATCAGAAAGAGTTAAATTACTGCGACCGATAGAGGCAGGCACCAGTACGAGGGGGACGTGGATAGTATCTTAGCACCGGTCAATGTCAGGGCAACCATATAGATGATCTGGTTACCAACAACAACATAACGGAATTTGAGGTTAACACCTTCATAAGATATTTATGTTTTTTCCTCGTTGAGAAAGGTTAAACAGGTGCCATACCTTCTCATCCACATCATTTCCAAGTAATAAGCTGTGTATATCAATTCTAGCTACCGACTTGTCTCCGAAACAAAGAAGTTCCTTGCTACATGAGGCAAAAAGTGTAAACACGTTAATATATCCACACTAGGCTAGTTTAAATATCGAGGCGTGAAGTATTACCAGGGGTCAAGACTCCCGTTAAAGATATAGGCGAATAAGGCCGACTCGCGGTTGTTGAAGTCCATCGCAGGAGTGATCCTGAACTTTATCTATGACATAAGTTTGTGTTTATGGTTAGTTCGTTGTCACCTTTGGGATTAAATTAACTAaccttttattttcatttcaacCGGTATACCATTtagtaggggtgttcaaaaccaaTCCGGACCGAACTAAACCGACTAACCGAACCGAAAAAATCGAAAACCGAACAAACCgataaccaaaaaaataaaaaaatatgttttgccATTTTTTACCTAGCGCTCTCTTCTACAATATCTCGCTCTCTGCACCGGTGCACCCAGTCACCCATGTTTTTGAGTCTGGAGGCCGGCGGTGAGAGGCCGGCGGTGAGAGGCCGTTCCTCCCAAGCTCCCACCACCTTGAAGCCTTCCTCCCAACAGCAAAGCCTTTTCACCCACTGCTCCCATGACCTTTTCGCCCACCAATGCACCATTAAGCCCCAACCACAGCCAGCACCACCCTCACAGGCTCGCACCCAGCAGTTGCACAGCACCACCCAGCGGACAGAGCACCATTTTTGGCCACCCACGCAGCAGTAGCACAGCACGACGCCACCACCCACTAACCCAGCAGGCCAGCACAGCACCACGCCAGTGATGCCACAACCCAGCAGCATTTTTGGCCACCACCCAGCAGCATTTCCCAGTCCCCCACCCAACCACCAATTCAAGTCATTTAAAGTCAATATGGAGTCTGAGCCACCGAGTCAGGTATGTAATTTGACTAATTTTTGTTCAATAATCATTGATTCATTGTTGCggtttgttgttattgtttactTTATTATTTGTATTGTTGTTTGTTGAATCATTGTTGCTGACTAaccttttattttcatttcaacCGGTATACCATTTAGCATTTAGTAGTATGTTTACCTTCTTACTCGTGGATTGAGTAAACTTTCCGCTGCTGGAGCCCGTCCGCACAGATCTTTCTGTTCCTTCAATGGGTCGTGGCCGTTTCTTTTTCTAGTGGCCGACGGTGGTGTGCGGAACAACTTTCGCATGATGCTGTTAATGTCTTTTACGGGTGGAGTATTTTTTTCAAGTCAAATTTACGGCAAATGGTGTTCCACTTGTGATGCTTGACCCAACTTTCTTGGACTGTGGGGTTGACTGTTCATCTATCTCCCCGTCGGAATCTAATATGACGATGGTATTTTCATGGCTTGCACCAACTAGGTTGTCAGTTTCCTTTTCGAGGCCTCTTTGTCAAAGGTCACACGTTAAACTATTTAAGATATGTGACACATACAAAACACGTGAAATACCAGACCAAGGGGTTAACCCAAACCTGGACTTTTTCAACAAGGCCCCTTATCAAGTCCTTGACGATGAGACCGGTCTTTGGAAATGACCACTCATCCTCGGCCTGGAGCTAAATATCTTTGATAATGTTTACCTCTTTCGTCTGTGGAGATCCGTCTGTGGTTTCGGTGGCAGCTTTCGCTCCACCAGAAAGTTAAATATCACGACAAAACGATGCCAATGACGATcgtgatttctgccagtaaagaatgtcataaaaacagtcgcgttgtagatatagtctctaaaccgacaaaaatcccttttgtacaaacgttttgggtgtcacaagtaacaaaccccttaaaaattgttaactgagtattcaaacctcgggtcgtcttctcaaggaactgcgaggaagtatgttcttattattggttataaaggttgtaatcggggtttagaaggtgagaagcaagtaatttaaatgacaagtgaattaaatggcaattaaaaataaataataactgtactctaattaagcacaaaagaactcatgaaatatgggtttatcaacctccccacacttaaacactagcatgtcctcatgcctaaatccaaggtaaataattaaggttaaagtgatggaatgttatgaaatgcaacctatgctaaatgcatctacctaatgagtcatgcaattctaattcatccactcatatagaaagcctacatgtagtcaaattatttcacattctcaaggagatatatatacatatatggctaaccctcaaataataaagcatttttttgcaaatgagatgagagaaaaaaaacttgcaagacaatcagagataaatgtttaatgagcttttgaaccctcactggattttgtgttttctctctaatcacttagtgtttattgggttaatcactctattcttcttttcattcttcctttctataactttgtttttcgtctaaccaatcaacaattatagaacatagtcataccaaaactcatgaggtctttaattaaggttgtaatggggtcaaggcaaagggtaaggatatatgtataaggctaagtgagctaataagtgaatccttaattagactaagatctcacctaacatacatacttagtaaaacaatgcttctttacctattctccctattttctcgcttttgatgtcacattctcatgtttcaattcttgtttttatcccatgtgcattgctttttattttgcattggggagttctttttgtatccccttatttacatgcttgaaaactaactcttttttttttttttgaatacacatggtaattttaattaatttgaattttcatgagcctgcttcccaaaattttgagttgctttattctttttaatttttctaccttttgtctttatcaactatgttcctaataagtttcccacatttt carries:
- the LOC110271973 gene encoding uncharacterized protein LOC110271973, with the protein product MERFSKTLYLPYDIWVAITIKVASNSIQDLCSLRMTCNAAREIADEDIVHTSVSIPAPHAMRWWLYRDSDAIRFFDRCMESGYRELLFREALRELYMRRNHIVGLEMLQNAASKVHEAAKYALSMMFLLLETSRRQKRMGSNYFTRLMQLVYSPCVKQGALGF